Proteins from a genomic interval of Polaribacter sp. Q13:
- a CDS encoding cytochrome-c peroxidase produces the protein MIPIVDWTSAQQYYAQSLDTALLYIDSLEVAGMHGEKSKKYFALSRAAFKKAEPYASYLNPEVGHKANGPALPIYKEDTGKIIKPVGYQKIEESIFDNETSEADFNQELYVQKGMLSNLKKGILKRTLNPQRFFIATHQQLLRIVSLAISGFDTPVSHLGIKETIISLESLQTVYEQTIQGVVKEKNKELDAAFNSNIESAISFIKKNEDFDTFDRFTFTRDYMNSITRNWVEIRKASSLWNPINTTPFNFDAPTFFEDNSFNLNYFTPAINQNPTDQQIALGRKLFSDPKLSENGKMACVSCHLQDKGYADNVDFNSDNQGNPLQRNTPTLINTAFQQSFFLDGRSNTLIDQISAVFTNDKEFNSNVHKFSNAILKDSTYTPLFKDAFGKVSSNNTDVIKAISSYVSTLNGFNSKFDKNMRGEENNFSDEEKLGYNLFMGKALCATCHFMPLTNGTVPPFFTETEKEVIGVPETAENKKLDDDLGFYWSYKEELHKGMFKTPSIRNVALTAPYMHNGVYNTLEEVVAFYNLGGGGGLGFDLEHQTLPFDELNLTTDEQDAIVAFMKTLTETLDENYEESK, from the coding sequence ATGATTCCTATCGTGGATTGGACATCTGCCCAACAGTATTACGCCCAAAGTTTGGATACTGCTTTGCTGTATATAGATAGCTTAGAAGTTGCAGGGATGCATGGCGAAAAATCAAAAAAGTATTTTGCTTTATCTAGAGCTGCATTTAAAAAAGCAGAACCTTATGCATCTTATTTAAACCCGGAAGTTGGTCACAAAGCTAACGGACCTGCCTTACCAATTTATAAAGAAGATACGGGTAAAATAATAAAACCAGTAGGGTATCAAAAAATTGAAGAAAGTATTTTTGATAATGAAACCTCAGAAGCAGATTTTAATCAAGAATTGTATGTGCAAAAAGGCATGCTTTCTAATCTTAAAAAAGGGATTCTAAAACGAACTTTAAATCCGCAACGTTTTTTTATTGCAACACATCAGCAGCTTTTAAGAATTGTTAGTTTGGCTATTTCAGGATTCGATACACCCGTAAGTCATTTAGGAATTAAAGAAACGATTATTTCTTTAGAAAGTTTGCAAACCGTTTATGAGCAAACAATACAGGGTGTTGTAAAAGAAAAAAATAAGGAGTTAGACGCTGCTTTTAACAGTAATATTGAAAGCGCTATTTCGTTTATTAAAAAAAATGAAGACTTTGATACCTTTGACCGTTTTACATTTACTAGAGATTACATGAACTCGATTACTAGAAATTGGGTTGAAATAAGAAAAGCGAGTTCACTTTGGAATCCCATAAATACCACGCCTTTTAATTTTGATGCGCCTACCTTTTTTGAAGATAATAGCTTTAATCTAAATTATTTTACGCCAGCGATCAACCAAAATCCAACCGATCAACAAATAGCTTTAGGGAGAAAATTATTTTCAGATCCTAAACTTTCTGAAAATGGAAAAATGGCTTGTGTTAGCTGTCATTTACAAGACAAAGGTTATGCAGATAATGTCGATTTTAATTCAGATAATCAAGGGAATCCTTTACAACGAAATACACCAACACTTATAAATACCGCTTTTCAACAAAGTTTCTTTTTAGATGGAAGGTCAAATACATTAATAGATCAAATTTCAGCTGTTTTTACAAACGATAAAGAGTTTAACTCTAATGTTCATAAGTTTTCTAATGCTATTTTAAAAGATTCGACATACACGCCTCTTTTTAAAGATGCTTTTGGTAAAGTGTCATCTAATAATACAGATGTTATAAAAGCAATTTCATCTTATGTTTCCACTTTAAATGGTTTCAATTCTAAATTTGATAAAAATATGAGAGGAGAAGAAAACAATTTTTCTGATGAAGAAAAACTTGGATACAATTTATTTATGGGAAAAGCTTTGTGTGCTACTTGCCATTTTATGCCGTTAACAAATGGTACAGTACCGCCATTTTTTACGGAGACTGAAAAAGAAGTTATTGGGGTACCTGAAACTGCGGAAAATAAAAAATTAGATGACGATTTAGGATTTTATTGGAGCTATAAAGAGGAACTGCATAAAGGGATGTTTAAAACACCTTCTATTAGAAATGTAGCATTAACTGCTCCCTACATGCACAATGGTGTTTACAATACTTTAGAGGAAGTAGTAGCTTTTTATAACCTTGGTGGTGGAGGTGGATTAGGTTTTGATTTGGAGCACCAAACCTTGCCTTTTGATGAATTGAATTTAACGACTGATGAACAAGATGCTATCGTTGCTTTTATGAAAACGTTAACGGAAACACTTGATGAAAACTATGAAGAGTCTAAGTAG